One Clupea harengus chromosome 3, Ch_v2.0.2, whole genome shotgun sequence DNA window includes the following coding sequences:
- the sema7a gene encoding semaphorin-7A — translation MRPLLFELGFCSWSLIITFVFCVYPRNIPRLTLHQNGINDSLPYQIILSHSVFFYQENSDSLFIGGTNSVLQIDLKNGSVLENYTLSTSPDQSCSEGSCDNVITIIEDFQESLFVCGTNGERRQCWRLYPKENGRPGEVVESYEGIGITPHTYSQNSISLSVDGDLYAAAPLYKDGSSLQFRRAAGKRTNVRMYDKWITEPTFISAFLVPLENDPDDEKIYVFFREKNSDNSPEADPWISRVARVCKADEGGSKRFFQNIWTSFLKARLVCGIPGESLYFNRLQDIHVQKEADWKDWRVYALFSSSWNSTAVCVYSMGEIDRVFEISSFRGFDDTIPNPRPGACVTNSKTLPISTITVIKDHPEMTDWIHPIHRQAPFYVSSNNYTKMAVDRIEAENNSTHNVLLLSTDRGTIHKILENDLKPFIISETHLYNFTTPVQTMKLDSKRRKLIVGYPGQVSYFDLQRCQDYNKSCEDCVLARDPYCSWNADGCTAETPRGIQNIADGQTDVCHQKSVHTASSNLTRTKRATLMTSPDLQKMVHSVPLDFPFYLSCPIDSHHAAYAWEHESQTSACQKTGSICLHLIPAVRDDSYGNYRCVSQERDYTRVVKEYRLLKQQPPLTTSLFPVLRADAAKITAHLTAHLTSVLSIVLMVVLR, via the exons ATGAGACCGCTTCTGTTCGAATTAGGATTTTGTTCATGGAGCTTGATCataacatttgtgttttgtgtctacCCACGGAATATACCAAGACTTACTTTACATCAGA ATGGAATTAATGACAGCCTTCCTTACCAGATCATTTTAAGTCACTCCGTGTTTTTTTATCAAGAGAATTCAGACAGTCTCTTCATCGGGGGAACAAACTCCGTGCTTCAGATTGATTTGAAAAACGGTAGTGTTTTGGAG AACTATACACTCTCAACCAGCCCAGACCAATCCTGCAGTGAG GGTTCCTGTGACAATGTAATCACAATTATTGAGGACTTCCAGgagagcttgtttgtttgtggcaCTAATGGAGAGAGACGACAATGCTGGAGGCTG TACCCCAAAGAAAACGGCCGCCCTGGTGAGGTAGTAGAGAGCTACGAGGGGATAGGaatcaccccacacacatactcacagaacTCCATATCGCTCTCTGTGG ATGGAGATCTGTACGCCGCGGCTCCCTTGTACAAGGATGGCAGCTCCCTGCAGTTCAGAAGGGCCGCAGGCAAGCGCACTAATGTGCGGATGTACGACAAATGGATTACAG AACCAACCTTCATCTCTGCTTTCTTGGTTCCCCTTGAGAACGACCCCGACGATGAAAAGATTTATGTGTTCTTCCGTGAGAAGAACTCAGATAACAGTCCAGAAGCCGACCCCTGGATATCCAGAGTGGCCCGCGTGTGCAAG GCGGACGAGGGTGGGTCCAAGAGGTTCTTCCAGAACATTTGGACCTCGTTCCTGAAGGCTCGGCTCGTGTGTGGAATCCCGGGCGAGTCGCTCTACTTTAATCGGCTGCAGGACATCCACGTCCAGAAGGAGGCTGATTGGAAGGACTGGCGTGTCTACGccctcttctccagcagctg GAACTCTACTGCGGTGTGTGTCTACTCCATGGGGGAGATCGATCGAGTGTTCGAGATCTCGTCCTTCAGAGGCTTTGATGACACTATTCCCAACCCCAGGCCCGGAGCG TGTGTTACAAACAGCAAGACCCTGCCGATCTCCACCATCACCGTCATAAAGGACCATCCAGAAATGACCGACTGGATTCACCCCATCCACAGACAAGCTCCTTTCTACGTCAGCAGCAACAACTACACCAAGATGGCTGTGGATCGTATCGAGGCGgaaaacaacagcacacacaatgtGTTGCTTCTCAGCACTG ACAGAGGCACCATCCACAAGATCCTGGAGAATGACCTCAAACCCTTCATCATTTCCGAGACCCATCTGTACAACTTCACGACCCCCGTCCAGACAATGAAACTCGACTCCAAGAGA AGGAAGCTAATCGTTGGATATCCAGGCCAGGTGTCATACTTTGACTTGCAGAGGTGTCAGGATTATAATAAGTCCTGTGAAGACTGTGTTCTGGCTCGCGATCCCTACTGCTCTTGGAACGCTGACGGCTGCACAGCCGAAACCCC TCGGGGTATTCAGAACATTGCTGACGGCCAGACAGATGTATGCCACCAGAAATCAG TCCACACAGCATCCAGCAACCTGACCAGAACCAAGAGAGCGACCCTGATGACGTCGCCGGACCTCCAGAAGATGGTCCACTCGGTTCCGCTGGACTTCCCCTTCTACCTGTCGTGCCCCATCGACTCGCACCACGCCGCCTACGCGTGGGAACACGAGAGCCAAACCAGCGCCTGTCAGAAGACCGGCTCCATCTGCCTCCACCTGATCCCCGCCGTAAGAGACGACAGCTACGGCAACTACAGGTGTGTGTCGCAGGAGCGCGACTACACCCGCGTGGTCAAGGAGTACCGGCTGCTCAAGCAGCAGCCTCCGctcaccacctctctctttcccgtcCTCCGAGCCGACGCGGCGAAGATCACGGCACACCTCACGGCACACCTCACGTCTGTGCTCAGCATCGTGCTTATGGTGGTGCTTCGTTAA
- the commd4 gene encoding COMM domain-containing protein 4: MRFRFCGDLDCPDWVLAEISTLAKLSSVKMKLLCVQVLKDILEDGIDYDKVEKFTSDAKFEIGDIKASIAVLSFILTSAAKHDVDSESLSSELQQLGLPKEHTTGLCKSYEDKHTALQDKLRESSLRLGRLESVSWRVDQTLSSSELKEVNEPTVQLRLQAQEPESGCTETTVVSITADKFRVLLTELKQAQAMMSALQ; this comes from the exons ATG cgATTTCGGTTCTGCGGTGATTTGGACTGTCCAGACTGGGTTCTTGCGGAGATCAGCACGCTGGCTAAATTG TCTAGCGTCAAAATGAAGCTCCTCTGTGTTCAAGTGTTGAAGGATATTTTAGAGGACGGCATTGAC TATGATAAAGTTGAAAAGTTTACATCGGATGCAAAATTTG AGATTGGCGACATAAAAGCCAGCATTGCTGTGCTTAGCTTCATTCTCACCAGCGCTGCAAAGCATGATGTGGATAGTGAATCTCTGTCAAGTGAACTTCAGCAGCTAGGGCTACCTAAAG AACACACCACAGGGTTGTGTAAATCCTATGAGGACAAGCACACAGCTCTTCAGGACAAACTAAGGGAAAGCAGTTTACGAC TGGGTCGTCTGGAGTCCGTGTCCTGGAGGGTTGACCAGACGCTGAGTTCCAGCGAGCTGAAGGAAGTGAACGAGCCCACCGTCCAGCTTCGGCTGCAGGCCCAGGAGCCCGAGTCGGGCTGCACAGAGACCACGGTGGTGTCCATTACGGCAGACAAGTTCAGAGTGCTCCTGACGG AACTCAAACAAGCCCAGGCTATGATGAGTGCCCTGCAGTGA
- the neil1 gene encoding endonuclease 8-like 1, whose translation MPEGPELHMASLFVNRMCEGVVFSGAVEKSEVSKSPDVPFACDAYRVRAASRGKEVRLTLTPIKSDETPKMAGAKADQNLEPMDVVFRFGMSGFFRFTPENELPKHAHLRFYTPEEPRRVLSYVDVRRFGSWHPNGTWQPDRGPCIMFEYESFRENVLSNLSDKAFDRPICETLLNQKFFNGIGNYLRAEILYRLDIPPFMKARTVLEGLRSQSMEDDKAAVQEELEAKPGTKSEDDSGPDLLSLCHTVPLEVLKMGGKGYDPEKKDYSVFKSWLQCYYVDGMQSLRDHNGRTMWFKGDPGPMAPKALKSPKAKKRVKKEEHDYTETKKGGKKKSTKEKVAKAAKGTKKPTVERKVAQRRSASKRSRSTQKEEEEEEEEEEEEEVYLFKENAKPKGRRKSSTSVAQRKSSGPKRTRGAQSGHEEAETAQTNKRGMRRKSISTAEPQRRSGRATRGSVRQTS comes from the exons ATGCCAGAGGGTCCGGAGCTGCACATGGCCAGCCTGTTCGTGAACAggatgtgtgagggtgtggtgTTCTCCGGCGCTGTGGAGAAATCCGAGGTCAGTAAAAGCCCTGACGTGCCTTTTGCCTGCGACGCGTACAGAGTGCGTGCCGCCTCCAGGGGCAAGGAGGTGCGACTCACCCTCACGCCCATCAAGAGCGACGAGACCCCCAAAATGGCCGGGGCCAAGGCAGACCAAAACCTAGAGCCCATGGACGTAGTTTTCCGCTTCGGGATGTCCGGGTTCTTCCGTTTCACCCCCGAGAACGAGCTCCCCAAGCATGCCCACCTTCGGTTCTACACCCCCGAAGAACCTCGCCGGGTGCTGAGCTATGTGGATGTGCGCAGGTTTGGAAGCTGGCATCCTAACGGCACCTGGCAACCCGACCGGGGTCCATGCATCATGTTTGAGTATGAGAGCTTCAG GGAAAACGTTTTGTCTAACCTCTCGGACAAGGCCTTTGACAGACCCATCTGTGAAACGCTGCTGAACCAGAAGTTCTTCAATGGAATCGGCAACTATCTCCGAGCAGAGATACTGTACAG ACTGGACATCCCACCATTCATGAAGGCCAGGACTGTTCTGGAAGGTCTGAGGTCACAAAGCATGGAAGATGATAAGGCAGCGGTGCAGGAGGAG TTAGAAGCCAAGCCGGGAACAAAGAGCGAGGACGACAGTGGTCCTGACCTTCTCAGTCTGTGTCATACTGTCCCTCTGGAAGTTTTGAAAATGG GAGGTAAAGGCTACGATCCGGAGAAGAAAGATTATTCCGTCTTTAAATCCTGGCTGCAGTGTTACTATGTCGACGGGATGCAGTCTCTGAGAGACCATAATGGCAGAACCATGTGGTTCAAG ggAGATCCTGGCCCCATGGCTCCGAAAG CTTTGAAATCCCCTAAAGCCAAGAAGCGGGTGAAGAAAGAGGAACATGACTACACGGAGACAAAAAAG GGAGGCAAAAAGAAAAGCACAAAAGAGAAAGTAGCAAAGGCAGCCAAAGGCACAAAGAAACCCACGGTGGAGCGGAAGGTTGCTCAGAGACGGAGCGCTTCGAAGCGGTCCAGAAGTActcagaaggaggaggaggaggaggaggaggaagaggaggaggaggaagtatATCTCTTCAAAGAAAACGCCAAACCTAAAGGGCGCAGAAAGAGCAGCACAAGTG TGGCCCAGAGGAAGTCTAGTGGACCCAAACGGACCAGAGGCGCCCAGAGTGGACATGAGGAAGCAGAGACTGCACAGACCAACAAGAGAGgaatgaggaggaagagcatcTCTACTGCtg aGCCGCAGAGAAGAAGTGGGAGAGCAaccagagggagtgtgagacagaccagctag